TTCCGGGTCGCGGTGGCGAATTTACAGACGGTGACGGGGAACTTCTAGCCGCATGAACTGCAAAAACACGAGAACCGCACGCTTGGAAACCGGAACCCTGTGGCGCGGCATGTACACGTTGAGTCCGTTGCGGGGCTCGACGCTTTCCATTGCGGTTCTGGTGGCTGCCATTGGCGGAGCCATGATGACGGGATGCTCGTCCGAGACAGGCGACAAAGAGCCCACGGTCACCGTGCAGGTGGCCGCCGTCGAAAAAACCACGATTCAACGCACCATCAAGGCGGAGGCGATTCTGTTTCCGCGGCAGCAGGCCGCGATCGTGCCGAAGATCAGCGCCCCGGTACAGAAGTTTCTGGTGAAGCGCGGCAGTCCGGTTCATCAGGGCGAACTGCTGGCGGTGCTGGAGAACCGTGATCTGAGCGCCGCGGCACAGGACACCAAAGGCTCATACGAGCAGGCGGAAGCAACTTACGAAACCACTACCGCTGCCAGCCTGCCAGAGGAGATCAGGAAGGCCGAAGCTGAGGCACAGCAATCGCAGCAGGCTCTCGACGCGCAGGAAAAGGTCTTCGAGAGCCGCCAGCAACTGTTCGCGCAAGGAGCATTGCCACGGAAAGAACTGGATCAATCGCGCGTCGACATTACCGCGGCGCGCAACCAGCAGGCAATCGCCAAGCAGCATCTGGACAAGCTCCTGGCCATCGGCAAGCAACAGGAACTGAAGTCGGCCGCGGGACAACTGGCCTCGGCCAAAGGAAAGTACCTGGGAGCGGAGGCGCAGCTAAGCTACTCGGAAATTCGCAGTCCGATAGACGGTGTCGTGACCGATCGTCCGCTCTACCCCGGCGAAATGGCAGCGGCAAGCACTCCCCTGTTGACGGTGATGGATATTTCGTCGGTCATCGCCAAGGCGCATATCCCACAGAGCGATGCGGCCGCCTTGAAAGTGGGCGATGAAGGCACGATGACCGTACCTGGCCTCGACGAACCTGTCGAAGGCAAGGTGACGGTGGTGAGTCCGGCGCTGGACCCCAACAGCACGACCGTCGAAGTCTGGGTGGAAGCGAAGAATCCCAAGCACGCGCTGAAACCGGGAACCAGCGTGCAGCTGTCACTGACCGCGAAGACCATAAAAGACGCTCTCGTCGTCCCTGCAAGTTCGGTAATCACTGCGCCGGATGGAACCACTGCGGTAATGCTGGCAGGCTCCGATGGCCTGGCTCACCAGAAGGCCGTAAAACTCGGCATCCGTAACGGAGACGACGTTCAGGTTCTTGAAGGCGTCACCGCCAGCGACAAAGTAATCGCCACCGGCGCGTATGGGCTGCCCGACAAGACCAAGATCAAAATCGCGCCAGCCGAAGCTCCCGCTCCCGCAGAAGGATCATCGGAAGAATCGAAGCCCGCATCGAAGGCTCCCAGCGAGGGATCGAGTGAAAAGTAACTGCTGCGGAGCCTCCGCATGAACTCTCCGAACCCCGGCGGTTCGCCTGAGCAACCCTCCAGCCAGCATTGGATTGCCCAGCACTCGCGGCCCGTTATATTCGTGATTCTGACGTTGGGTTTGCTGGGAGCATATCTCGCGTTCACGATTCCGGTATCGGTGTTCCCTTCGACAGATTTCCCCCGCGTGCTGATCGCGGTCGATAACGGCGTTATGCCCATCGATCAGATGACGGTGACGGTCACGCGCCCGATCGAAGAAGCCGTCAACAGCGTACCTGGCCTGTTGACCGTGCGCTCCATTACCAGCCGGGGATCGGCGGAGATCGATCTGTTTTTTCGCTGGGACATCGACATGTTCCAGACCCTGCAGTATGTAAATGCGGCGATTTCACGCGTACAACCGGAACTTCCCTCCACCGCGAAGATCGAAGCTCATCGCCTGACCTTTGCGGCGTTCCCGATCATTGGGTATAGCGTGACTTCCGACAGCATGCCCCAAACCAAGCTGTGGGAGATGGCCACCTATGAAATGAAGCCACGGCTGAACCGGCTGGAAGGCGTTTCCACCGTAATTGTCCAGGGAGGACAAGAGCCGGAGTTTCACATCACGCCCGATCCGGCGAAGCTTCTGACCGCCGGGATCACCGTGGCAGACATTCTCGAGGCGGTGCGGCGCACGAACCTTATCGACTCCCCCGGACTGATCGAGCGCAATCATCAACTCTATCTCGGCCTCGTCAGCGGCCAGGTGCGCACACCGGAAGAAATTGGGAACGCGGTGGTGAAGAGCACGCCCGCGGGAATTCCGGTGCGCATCGGCGATATCGCGAGCGTCGCTCCCGGTGTAAAGCCGGTCTATACCGTGGTTACGGCCAACGGAAAGCCCGCCGTACTGCTGAACATCAATCGCCAGCCGGATGGAAACACGGTGCAGGTGGCGCAGGAAGTTCACGACGAAATCGAGCGCCTGCGCAAAACCATTCCGCCCGGAGTTCAGGTCCAGCCATTTTACGATCAGTCGATCATCGTCAACGAATCCATCAAGAGTGTGCGCGATGCCATTCTGCTCGGACTGCTTCTGGCCTCGATCATTCTCGTGGTATTCCTGCGCGATTGGGGAACGTCGCTGGTGGCGGGCCTCGTAATTCCAGTGACCGTGATGGTCACATTCATCGCCCTCAAAGTGATGGGCCAGACTTTTAATTTGATGACGCTCGGCGGCCTGGCGGCAGCCGTGGGACTGGTCATCGACGATGCCATCGTCGTGGTGGAAAACATCGTGCTGCATCGCGACGCGGGACAAGGGCGACTGGAAGCCATCCGCAGCGCGCTGAAGGAAATCACCGTGCCGCTGATCGGATCGACGATCACGCCGGTGGTCGTCTTTATTCCACTGATCGTCATCGCCGGGGTCACTGGAGTTTTCTTCCGCGCGCTGGCGGTGACTATGACCGTGTCGCTGCTAACTTCGCTCGCGCTGGCTGTGACCTGGACGCCGACGTTGAGCCAGTTCTTCGTCAAAGGAAGACACGCGAAGAATGGAGTAGAGGCCGAGGCTTCCGGCAATTCGTCGCAAGATAACGGAAAAGGAGCCGCTGAAAATGGAGACGACGCTGCGAGATTGCTCGCGGCCGAGGAGAAGCACCTGAGCGGCTTCTTCCTGCGCGTGGTGAACTTTCACGAACGCTGGCTGCGGCGTGCGCTGGAGCGGCCGCGATTGCTGATCGTCTTCAGCGCCGCGCTGATTGTCGCCTCTTATTTGTGCTACACCTTTTCCGGTTCCGACCTCTTGCCCGAGATGGATGAAGGTGGATTCGTGATCGACTACATCATGCCCGCCGGCAGTTCGCTGGCAGAAACCAACCGCGTGGTGGGGCACGTCGAGCAGATGCTGCGCGAAGTTCCGGAAGTGGAGAGCACGTCGCGGCGCACCGGCTTGCAGCTAGGCCTGGCTTCGGTCACGGAAGCCAATACCGGGGACATTCTGGTGAAGTTGAAAGCCAAACGCAGCCGGGATATCGAAGACATCATTGCCGACGTGCGTGCCGACATCAAGCAGCAGGAGCCTGCGCTCGACATCGAGTTCGTGCAGGTTCTTCAGGACATGATCGGCGATCTCACGTCGGCGCCGGAACCGATTCAGATCAAATTGTTCTCGCAGGATCCGAAGCAACTGGAAGAGTGGGCGCCCAGGGTGGCTGAGTCCATCGGAAAAATCAAAGGCGTGGTCGACATTCTGAATGGAATCGAAAATACCATCAGCGGTCCGGCGGTGACGTTTCAGGTTGATCCCAGCGTAGCCGCCCGGTCCGGGTTCAGCGCCGAAGAAATCGCGCTGGATGCCTCGGCCATTCTCGAAGGCGAGCCGGCACCCACTCCGGTCGTGGCGAACGACCGTGCCTACACACTGCGCGTGCGCTTCCCTGCCGCGAACCGCGCCTCGCTCGAAGCCATGCGCGATACCCTACTGATCAGCGGCACTGGCCATACCGCGACGCTGGGCGCACTGTCGGCTATTGTGGAGAATCCGGGCCAAACGGAAGTCAGGCGCGAAAATCTGCAACGCGACGTGGCTGTGACTGCCCGTCTGGAAGGCCGCAGCCTGGGCAGCGGCATGGCCGACGTGCAAAAAGCTGTGACCAATTTACACATCCCGTCGAGTATTCGCGTGGAATATGGCGGAACCTACCAGGAACAGCGGCAGTCATTCCATGACCTGATGATCGTACTCACGCTTGCGATATTGTTGTTGTTCATCGTGCTGCTGTTTGAATTTGGAACGTTCGCCGCACCGGTGGCAATTCTCTCGTCGGCGCTTTTGTCGACGTCGGGAGTTTTTATAGCGCTCCTGATTACACGCACGACCTTTAACATTTCGTCATTCATGGGGATGATCATGGTGATCGGCATCGTCGCCAAGAACGGCATCCTGCTGCTCGACGCCGATCAGAAGATGAGCTCCTTGGGAATGACCGCCGAACAGGCCATGCTTCAGGCCGCTCGCCGCCGGTTGCGACCCATCGTAATGACGGCGCTGGCGACTGTAGCCGGCATGTTGCCGCTGGCCTTTGCCATCGGCGCCGGGTCGCAGATGCTGCAACCTCTGGCGATCGCGGTCATTGGCGGCGTGCTTATTTCCATGGTTCTGTCGCTCATCATCACGCCGGCAGTGCACTTCTTTCTCAGCCAAAAGGGTGACTCGAGGGTGGTTACCGAAGAGTGATAACCTGGCGCCCTCGTGCCCGGCTCTCGCGCCAGAAGAGCACTCGCCAGTTGACGCGTCTGGCGGTAAACTATTGGCAGATTCGTGGGCCCTGCCTGGCCGAAGGAGCCCCAAGGTACGATCTTCCTGAAGGTTCTCCCCCGCGTGACCACCTTGGCGCTCTTTAATTGGCGCATGATTCGCTTAGGAATTGCACTAGAATAGGCGCATTCCAGTGAAATGCGGGTTGCGCGCCGGGACGGTTTCCTGCGGTGGAAAAACAAAAAGAGATCGGTTCCGAAGAGAAAGATAAACCAGTTCTGGACGAGCAGACGCTCGGAAAGCTGCTGGAAGCGGCGTATGTGCTGCAAGAGCACAACCGCGAATTGCAAGAGATGGAACTGGGGCTCTCGCTCAGGCGAGAACAGATCGAAGCGGAAGAGCGAGCTTCGCCTTTCCCGCCACGGGCCGCGGCGCGCCCGCCGGACGACGAATCAGGGGCCAACGCCGATTACACCACCACGTTGGCGCAAATCGTTGAGACTCAGCACCAGATTCAAGTCCGTCACCTGGAATTGGAAAATGCGATGTCGCTGGTCGCTGAGCGCCTCACTCAGATCGCCCGGGCCAGGGGTGCCGCAATTGGCATCCTCGACGACGAGAAGTTTCTCTACCGGGCGGCCAGCGGGCTGCTGACGTTGCCTGCGGGAACCGAAGTTCCCATGGATAAGTCGTTGTGCGTCGCCTGCCTCCGCACCGGGCAGGTGTTCCGCTGCAACGACGTAAATCCCGAATTCCTTCTCGACACGGAAGAGTGCCGACGGCGCGGCATTCAGTCGATGATTGCGGTTCCTATTTTCCACGAGGGCGTCGTCGCCGGCGGTGTGGAGCTTTATTATCCGATCACACATGCGTTCACCGAGCAGGACGTTCACACCTGCCAGCTCATGGCCGGGCTGGTGACCGAGGCGCTGGTGCGGGAGGAGGAAGCCGGCTGGAAAAAATCGCTCGCAACCGAACGTGCAGTCATGCTGGAGGCTCTAGAAAAGTTGAAGCCCAACCTTGAGGCCTTGGTGGACAAATCGACGGCGGGCAAAGGGGCCGCTAAAGATTCGACGGCCACAACTGCCAGTCCCGCTGCCAGCGCGTTCCCCGTAATCCCACCCGCGTCCATGTTCGTTTGCCGCAAGTGCGGGCACAAGATCATGGGGGAAGAACAGTTTTGCGGTAACTGCGGAATGCCGCGCAGCAGCAATGAAGTTCCCAGCATGCAGAGCAAGGTAGCATCGATTTGGAATATGCAGGAGTCGGTAAAGAAGACGCCTCCTGCGGATCCGGGGCACAGCATCCCAATAGCCGGCCGTGGCGAAAATCCTGATAAGGCTCATTCCGAGAACGCGCTGGCCGACTCGCTGGAAGAGCAAATGCCCGAGCTCTTTGCGTCGACCGATATGCTGGCTAACGCCGACAAGGCGGTTGATTGCGACACCGCGCCGATCAGAGCAGAGTTCGAGGACTCCGTACTTTCCGATCTCGAAATTCCTCTCGGTTCGAACTCGCAGAATGCGGGTCGAGGCGACACCCAAGCCGCGGGATCAACCGCGTTGGCGAAACCGGAGCGCCCTACGGCCTGGAGTTCAGCGGCAACTGCGCGCGACTTCCTGGAGCAACTGGCGGAAGCTGACAGACCGAGTACACTGGCTCGCTTCTGGATGGCCCGCCGAGGCGATGTCTACCTGGGCATCGCCGTGCTTCTTGTGGCCTGCGTGATTCGCTGGGGAATTTTGTCTAATCATTCTGTGGGCGCCAGCGGGAGTCAACCGGCAGAGGCAGCAGCCCATCACAAATCTGCCACCGATCTTTCGTTGTTCGACCGGATGCTGATCGGTCTGGGGCTGGCCGAGGCCCCACCGGCTCCGATCGACAACGGCAATCCCGACGCGCAGGTTTGGGTCGATCTTCACACGGCCTTATACTACTGCCCCGGCGCCGAGCTCTACGGCAAAACTCCAAAAGGAAAGTTTACTTCGCAGCGCGACGCGCAATTAGACCAGTTTGAGCCCGCCTATCGCAAACCCTGCGATTAAAAATCCCTTGCGTGCCAATGGTTTAGCCTTTCTGCATCGTTTCATTTGACAACCCTCGACCGCCGGAGTGCAATCATAGATATAGGTAATTAGGTTGCGTTCACGATTCGCAGACTTTCTTTGATCGGAGATTCGAATTTGGCCCGTGAAGTCAAACAGTCTGAAGAGTCCAGTGCATTGCCGACGCCCGAGTTGAATCCGTTGCTCAATCCGGTCCTGGGCCAGAACATGGGACGATGGGCTGAAGTCTACTTCACGGCTCCTCCCGAGAAACGCGAGGAGGCGGTGCTCGAGCTGTTGCGCGAACTACAAGGGAAATCCGATGTGACGGTGGGGCAGCCTTCGGTAGCGGCGGCGCAAAATGAAGCCTCAAGACCCGCCGAATTCGACGTTCGGCGGATGAGTTCTACCACCGCTGCCGAAAGTCGTGCCACGAAAATTGAGGAAGCTTCGCCTGCGACGCTGCGCTGTCCCTCGTGTGGACGGGAGAATCCTGCAAATCACAAGTTTTGCGGGAGGTGTGGGAAACCTATAGAAGCGGTGTCGGTGGCCGATCTTTACATTGCGGATATGCAAGTCGCGGAGTCGGAGAGCGCGGAGGGGCATTTCGACCACTCTTATTTCGAGCGCCCGGTAGTCGAAGATGTGGCTCAGCGGGAGGCTGGTCCGCGCGCCGCACAAGCAAACAAATCACGCTTTGTTACTTATGGAGATCGGGTTCACGAAACGCAGCCGAGCAATGACGATGAGGAACCGCCATATCGCGGCAGCGATGCCGGCAACGATTTCGAGATGTTCCGCTATCTGCCAGCGTCGAGCTCTCCTCACCCTTATCTAAGGGTCGCCCTGACGGTGGTAGCGGTCGCAATCGCATATCTGGCGTGGCATAACCGGCAGGCTTTACGGAGCGCATATGTCAAATTGGAGGCTCCGCCAGCAGTTGCCACGCCTCCCACTGCTCCAGAGCCCGCGACCAGTTCGTCGAAACAAGGCTGGTCGGAAACAGATATTCCTAAGGCTCCGGCGCCGGATCAGCCCCAGGTAAACCAGCCTCCAGCGAACCAGCAGCCATCACCCCAGCCAGTGGACAACGGATTACGTGCCAATCGGCAGAGCGAATCCGCAAGTGTAGACATCCACCGACGCAAAACTTTTAGGCCCGGAGCGGCCGAGGTTGCAACTAGCACGAAGAATTTGCCAGCCGATATTGCGTTGGGAAACGGTAACGAAGAACTTATTACTGCGCAACGATATTTAAATGGAACCGATGGCCAGACTTTGAACCGTACCGAAGCCGCCAAATGGCTATGGAAGGCGGTCGGGAAGCACAACCCCGACGCCACCCTCCTGCTCGCCGACTTATATCTGAAGGGACAAGGAGTGGGAAAGAATTGCGATCAGGCTCGGGTGCTCCTTGATGCTGCCGCGCGCCAAGGGATCAAAGGCGCGGGCGATCAATTGCGACATCTTCCCGCTTTTGGCTGTCAATAGCTGTGAAGGCGACCTAGTAATCTCACCGGGCGACGCCCGCCTCAGCGCGGCTCCAGACGAGTATCCATCTTCAGAAAAATATTTTATTGAGTGAGCAGTATGGATGGAATCCGCCGCGACTCATACCACAGGGCAAGTTCGACGCGATTCCAAAGTCCAAGCTTGTCGTAGATCACACGGAGGTAATTCTTCACGACGTGCTCGGTGGTCCCGATAGCTTCCGCGACTTCTTTGTTCTTTAAGCCTTCGGCAACAAGTTGGATGACTCTCTGTTCACGTTCACTGGGGACACGGGTCCCATAGCGTCCAGTTGCAGACATGCTTGCCTCCGATATAGCAGGGTCGCGAGTTTTACTCGCTTGATGCCGCCGTTGATTCCAAAGCGAAGAAACAGGCGGTTGAAATGAGCCTTCACCGTGCGCCGCGCCATTTTTAGCTGAGCGGCAATCTCGGCATTGTCACAGCCTTGCAAAAGCAGTTCGACGATCTGCTGT
Above is a window of Candidatus Sulfotelmatobacter sp. DNA encoding:
- a CDS encoding efflux RND transporter periplasmic adaptor subunit, which translates into the protein METGTLWRGMYTLSPLRGSTLSIAVLVAAIGGAMMTGCSSETGDKEPTVTVQVAAVEKTTIQRTIKAEAILFPRQQAAIVPKISAPVQKFLVKRGSPVHQGELLAVLENRDLSAAAQDTKGSYEQAEATYETTTAASLPEEIRKAEAEAQQSQQALDAQEKVFESRQQLFAQGALPRKELDQSRVDITAARNQQAIAKQHLDKLLAIGKQQELKSAAGQLASAKGKYLGAEAQLSYSEIRSPIDGVVTDRPLYPGEMAAASTPLLTVMDISSVIAKAHIPQSDAAALKVGDEGTMTVPGLDEPVEGKVTVVSPALDPNSTTVEVWVEAKNPKHALKPGTSVQLSLTAKTIKDALVVPASSVITAPDGTTAVMLAGSDGLAHQKAVKLGIRNGDDVQVLEGVTASDKVIATGAYGLPDKTKIKIAPAEAPAPAEGSSEESKPASKAPSEGSSEK
- a CDS encoding efflux RND transporter permease subunit, which produces MNSPNPGGSPEQPSSQHWIAQHSRPVIFVILTLGLLGAYLAFTIPVSVFPSTDFPRVLIAVDNGVMPIDQMTVTVTRPIEEAVNSVPGLLTVRSITSRGSAEIDLFFRWDIDMFQTLQYVNAAISRVQPELPSTAKIEAHRLTFAAFPIIGYSVTSDSMPQTKLWEMATYEMKPRLNRLEGVSTVIVQGGQEPEFHITPDPAKLLTAGITVADILEAVRRTNLIDSPGLIERNHQLYLGLVSGQVRTPEEIGNAVVKSTPAGIPVRIGDIASVAPGVKPVYTVVTANGKPAVLLNINRQPDGNTVQVAQEVHDEIERLRKTIPPGVQVQPFYDQSIIVNESIKSVRDAILLGLLLASIILVVFLRDWGTSLVAGLVIPVTVMVTFIALKVMGQTFNLMTLGGLAAAVGLVIDDAIVVVENIVLHRDAGQGRLEAIRSALKEITVPLIGSTITPVVVFIPLIVIAGVTGVFFRALAVTMTVSLLTSLALAVTWTPTLSQFFVKGRHAKNGVEAEASGNSSQDNGKGAAENGDDAARLLAAEEKHLSGFFLRVVNFHERWLRRALERPRLLIVFSAALIVASYLCYTFSGSDLLPEMDEGGFVIDYIMPAGSSLAETNRVVGHVEQMLREVPEVESTSRRTGLQLGLASVTEANTGDILVKLKAKRSRDIEDIIADVRADIKQQEPALDIEFVQVLQDMIGDLTSAPEPIQIKLFSQDPKQLEEWAPRVAESIGKIKGVVDILNGIENTISGPAVTFQVDPSVAARSGFSAEEIALDASAILEGEPAPTPVVANDRAYTLRVRFPAANRASLEAMRDTLLISGTGHTATLGALSAIVENPGQTEVRRENLQRDVAVTARLEGRSLGSGMADVQKAVTNLHIPSSIRVEYGGTYQEQRQSFHDLMIVLTLAILLLFIVLLFEFGTFAAPVAILSSALLSTSGVFIALLITRTTFNISSFMGMIMVIGIVAKNGILLLDADQKMSSLGMTAEQAMLQAARRRLRPIVMTALATVAGMLPLAFAIGAGSQMLQPLAIAVIGGVLISMVLSLIITPAVHFFLSQKGDSRVVTEE
- a CDS encoding GAF domain-containing protein, producing MEKQKEIGSEEKDKPVLDEQTLGKLLEAAYVLQEHNRELQEMELGLSLRREQIEAEERASPFPPRAAARPPDDESGANADYTTTLAQIVETQHQIQVRHLELENAMSLVAERLTQIARARGAAIGILDDEKFLYRAASGLLTLPAGTEVPMDKSLCVACLRTGQVFRCNDVNPEFLLDTEECRRRGIQSMIAVPIFHEGVVAGGVELYYPITHAFTEQDVHTCQLMAGLVTEALVREEEAGWKKSLATERAVMLEALEKLKPNLEALVDKSTAGKGAAKDSTATTASPAASAFPVIPPASMFVCRKCGHKIMGEEQFCGNCGMPRSSNEVPSMQSKVASIWNMQESVKKTPPADPGHSIPIAGRGENPDKAHSENALADSLEEQMPELFASTDMLANADKAVDCDTAPIRAEFEDSVLSDLEIPLGSNSQNAGRGDTQAAGSTALAKPERPTAWSSAATARDFLEQLAEADRPSTLARFWMARRGDVYLGIAVLLVACVIRWGILSNHSVGASGSQPAEAAAHHKSATDLSLFDRMLIGLGLAEAPPAPIDNGNPDAQVWVDLHTALYYCPGAELYGKTPKGKFTSQRDAQLDQFEPAYRKPCD
- a CDS encoding zinc-ribbon domain-containing protein; the protein is MAREVKQSEESSALPTPELNPLLNPVLGQNMGRWAEVYFTAPPEKREEAVLELLRELQGKSDVTVGQPSVAAAQNEASRPAEFDVRRMSSTTAAESRATKIEEASPATLRCPSCGRENPANHKFCGRCGKPIEAVSVADLYIADMQVAESESAEGHFDHSYFERPVVEDVAQREAGPRAAQANKSRFVTYGDRVHETQPSNDDEEPPYRGSDAGNDFEMFRYLPASSSPHPYLRVALTVVAVAIAYLAWHNRQALRSAYVKLEAPPAVATPPTAPEPATSSSKQGWSETDIPKAPAPDQPQVNQPPANQQPSPQPVDNGLRANRQSESASVDIHRRKTFRPGAAEVATSTKNLPADIALGNGNEELITAQRYLNGTDGQTLNRTEAAKWLWKAVGKHNPDATLLLADLYLKGQGVGKNCDQARVLLDAAARQGIKGAGDQLRHLPAFGCQ
- a CDS encoding LuxR C-terminal-related transcriptional regulator — translated: MSATGRYGTRVPSEREQRVIQLVAEGLKNKEVAEAIGTTEHVVKNYLRVIYDKLGLWNRVELALWYESRRIPSILLTQ